In the genome of Myxococcus stipitatus, one region contains:
- a CDS encoding sensor histidine kinase, with the protein MSAAHNTVERTSGEAERSANRVAPAPLLELVDGPDFHRVDVSALVIESVKLLEAKKRIRGNQVKLELPGEAVLARTGQRRTRQVLLLLLAHAADCAGEGEVRLTLAPPDDFGDEPPRFQVVTPDARLSERELRSVFLSPMLVGATHRRLARARELVESVGGSLTAERGAEAGLTVTVELPAPGMASW; encoded by the coding sequence ATGAGTGCGGCGCACAACACGGTGGAACGGACTTCCGGTGAAGCGGAGCGGAGCGCGAATCGCGTGGCCCCCGCGCCCCTCCTGGAGCTCGTGGACGGGCCAGACTTTCACCGCGTGGATGTGTCGGCGCTTGTTATTGAATCCGTGAAACTACTGGAAGCCAAGAAAAGAATTCGCGGTAACCAGGTGAAGCTGGAGCTTCCGGGCGAGGCCGTCCTGGCGCGGACGGGCCAGCGGCGTACACGCCAGGTGTTGTTGCTGTTGTTGGCCCACGCGGCGGATTGCGCGGGGGAGGGTGAGGTGCGATTGACGCTGGCGCCCCCGGATGACTTCGGGGACGAGCCGCCGCGCTTCCAGGTGGTGACGCCGGACGCCCGGCTGTCGGAGCGGGAGCTGCGGTCGGTGTTCCTGTCGCCCATGTTGGTGGGGGCGACGCACCGGCGGCTGGCGCGGGCGCGCGAGCTGGTGGAATCCGTGGGGGGCTCGCTGACCGCCGAGCGGGGCGCGGAGGCGGGGCTTACCGTGACGGTGGAGCTGCCGGCGCCTGGCATGGCCAGCTGGTAG
- the mdh gene encoding malate dehydrogenase, which yields MAQNRKKKIGLIGGGQIGGNLALLAVQKSLGDVVLYDIPVAEGLVKGKALDINQLAAVDGYDCRVTGTTDWKDVAGSDVVIITAGMPRKPGMSREDLLEVNLKIMKDVAANIKVHAPGAFVINVANPLDAMVYALHKIAGLPDNMVVGMAGVLDTSRFKCFVAEALGCSIRDVEALVLGGHGDDMVPLVRHSTVGGVPLTELIAKDKLDAIVDRTRKGGAELVGLYKTGSAYFGPAASSIAMAESFIFDRKRILPAAALLKGQYGINDYFFGTPVQIGAGGVEKVITVDLNDAEKAELTKSFNSVKGTVDSVKL from the coding sequence ATGGCTCAGAATCGCAAGAAGAAGATTGGCCTCATCGGCGGCGGGCAGATCGGTGGCAACCTCGCGCTGCTCGCGGTGCAGAAGTCGCTGGGTGACGTGGTCCTGTACGACATCCCGGTGGCCGAGGGTCTGGTCAAGGGCAAGGCGCTGGACATCAACCAGCTCGCCGCGGTGGACGGCTACGACTGTCGCGTCACCGGCACCACCGACTGGAAGGACGTCGCTGGCTCGGACGTGGTCATCATCACGGCCGGCATGCCCCGCAAGCCGGGCATGAGCCGCGAGGACCTGCTCGAGGTCAACCTCAAGATCATGAAGGACGTGGCGGCGAACATCAAGGTTCACGCCCCGGGCGCCTTCGTCATCAACGTGGCCAACCCGCTGGACGCGATGGTGTACGCGCTCCACAAGATCGCCGGCCTGCCGGACAACATGGTCGTGGGCATGGCGGGCGTGCTGGACACCAGCCGCTTCAAGTGCTTCGTGGCGGAGGCCCTGGGCTGCTCCATCCGTGACGTGGAGGCGCTGGTGCTCGGCGGCCACGGTGACGACATGGTTCCGCTCGTGCGCCACAGCACCGTGGGCGGCGTGCCCCTCACGGAGCTCATCGCGAAGGACAAGCTGGACGCCATCGTCGACCGCACCCGCAAGGGCGGCGCGGAGCTGGTGGGCCTGTACAAGACGGGCAGCGCCTACTTCGGGCCGGCCGCGTCCTCCATCGCCATGGCGGAGAGCTTCATCTTCGACCGCAAGCGCATCCTGCCTGCCGCGGCGCTGCTGAAGGGCCAGTACGGCATCAACGACTACTTCTTCGGCACCCCCGTGCAGATCGGCGCGGGCGGCGTGGAGAAGGTCATCACCGTCGACCTCAACGACGCCGAGA
- the icd gene encoding NADP-dependent isocitrate dehydrogenase, protein MAPPSSGEKISLQNGKLSVPDHPIIPYIEGDGTGRDIWRASQAVFDAAVEKAYKGKKKIAWYEVLAGEKSFKQVNNWLPDETVEAFRTYLVGIKGPLTTPVGGGIRSLNVALRQLLDLYVCLRPVRYFKGVPSPVKTPEKVDMTIFRENTEDIYAGIEFEAGTAAAEKFLGLLKQEFPKEFGKIRFPSNIGLGVKPVSKEGSERLIRAAIQYAVDHKRKSVTLVHKGNIMKFTEGAFRQWGYGLAAREFGDKVYTWDQWEVTKAAKGEDAANAEQKAAVAAGKIIIKDSIADITLQQVLTRPDEFDVIATLNLNGDYLSDALAAQVGGIGIAPGGNINYVTGHAVFEATHGTAPKYADQDKVNPGSVILSGEMMFRHLGWHEAADLMIKGMDRAIAAKTVTYDFARLMKQEGQSGVTEVKCSEFGQAIIKHM, encoded by the coding sequence ATGGCGCCCCCGTCGTCCGGCGAGAAGATCTCCCTCCAGAACGGCAAGCTGTCCGTCCCGGATCACCCGATCATCCCCTACATCGAGGGCGACGGCACTGGCCGCGACATCTGGCGCGCGTCCCAGGCGGTCTTCGACGCCGCGGTGGAGAAGGCCTACAAGGGCAAGAAGAAGATCGCCTGGTACGAGGTCCTCGCCGGCGAGAAGTCCTTCAAGCAGGTCAACAACTGGCTTCCCGATGAGACGGTCGAGGCCTTCCGCACCTACCTGGTCGGCATCAAGGGCCCGCTGACCACGCCCGTCGGTGGCGGCATCCGCTCGCTGAACGTGGCGCTGCGCCAGCTGCTGGACCTGTACGTCTGCCTGCGTCCCGTCCGTTACTTCAAGGGCGTGCCCAGCCCCGTGAAGACGCCGGAGAAGGTGGACATGACCATCTTCCGTGAGAACACGGAGGACATCTATGCGGGCATCGAGTTCGAGGCCGGCACCGCGGCGGCGGAGAAGTTCCTGGGCCTGCTCAAGCAGGAGTTCCCGAAGGAGTTCGGGAAGATCCGCTTCCCGTCGAACATCGGCCTGGGCGTCAAGCCCGTGTCCAAGGAGGGCAGCGAGCGCCTCATCCGCGCGGCCATCCAGTACGCGGTGGACCACAAGCGCAAGAGCGTCACGCTGGTCCACAAGGGCAACATCATGAAGTTCACCGAGGGCGCCTTCCGCCAGTGGGGCTACGGCCTGGCCGCGCGGGAGTTCGGTGACAAGGTCTACACCTGGGACCAGTGGGAAGTGACCAAGGCCGCCAAGGGCGAGGACGCGGCCAACGCCGAGCAGAAGGCCGCCGTGGCCGCCGGCAAGATCATCATCAAGGACTCCATCGCGGACATCACGCTGCAGCAGGTGCTGACGCGTCCGGACGAGTTCGACGTCATCGCCACGCTGAACCTCAACGGCGACTACCTGTCGGACGCGCTGGCGGCCCAGGTGGGCGGCATCGGCATCGCGCCGGGTGGCAACATCAACTACGTGACGGGCCACGCGGTCTTCGAGGCGACGCACGGCACGGCGCCCAAGTACGCGGACCAAGACAAGGTGAACCCGGGCTCCGTCATCCTCTCCGGTGAGATGATGTTCCGTCACCTGGGCTGGCACGAGGCCGCGGACCTGATGATCAAGGGCATGGACCGCGCCATCGCCGCCAAGACGGTGACATACGACTTCGCCCGCCTGATGAAGCAGGAGGGGCAGTCCGGGGTGACCGAGGTGAAGTGCTCCGAGTTCGGTCAGGCCATCATCAAGCACATGTAA